The sequence below is a genomic window from Actinomycetes bacterium.
GGACGCCGACGTGGTCGCGGGGGCCGGCCGGGGCGGCGGGCGCCGGACCGTCGACCAGCCGGCGGCCGAGGTACTCGGTCTCGAGCACCTCGCGGAACCGCTCGACGCCCCAGTCGCTGACCAGGAACTTGATCCGGGCCCGGGTGCGCAGCCGCCGGTAGCCGTAGTCGCGGAAGACCCCGATGACGCCGGCCCACACGTCGGCGACCTCGTGCAGGGGCACCCAGGCGCCGAGCCGCTGGGCAAGCATCGGGTTGGTCGACAGGCCGCCGCCCACCCAAAGGTCGAACCCGGGGCCGTGCTCCGGGTGGACGACGCCGACGAACGAGATGTCGTTCACCTCGTGCTCGACGTCCTGCAGCGGGGAGCCGCTGATGGCCGTCTTGAACTTGCGCGGCAGGTTGGAGAACTCCGGCGACCCGATGAAGCGGGTCTGGATCTCGTCGATCGCGGAGGTGCCGTCGAGGATCTCGTCGGCGGAGATGCCGGCGACGGGGGAGCCGAGGACGACCCGCGGGGTGTCGCCGCACGCCTCGGTCGTCGACAGCCCGACCGCCTCCAGCCGCTCCCAGATGGCCGGCACGTCCTCGATCCGGATCCAGTGCAGCTGGACGTTCTGCCGGTCGGTGATGTCGGCGGTGTCGCGGGCGTAGTCGCGGGAGATCTCACCGACGACCCGCAGCTGCTCGGTGCTCAGCCGGCCGCCGTCGATGCGGACCCGGAGCATGAAGAACTCGTCGTCGAGCTCGTGCGGCTCGAGCACCGCCGTCTTGCCGCCGTCGATCCCGGGCTTGCGCTGGGTGTACAGGCCCCACCAGCGGAAGCGCCCTCGCAGGTCTGCCGGGTCGATGGAGGCGAAGCCGTGGTGGGCGTAGATGTTCTCGATCCGGGCCCGGACGTTGAGCCCGTCGTCGTCGCGCTTGATGCGCTCGTTCGGGGTCAGCGGCTCGAGGTGGCCGAGAGCCCACTGGCCGTGGCCCTTGTGGGCGCTCTTGCGCTCGGCCGTGGTCGAGCGGGCGGTGCTGTCGGTCGCTGCTGGGGGCGCCATGGCGGCGGACTCCCTCGGGAAGCGGTGCGGGTCGACGACGGCACCGCGGACGGCGCGCAGGCGTGACCGCGCGCCGGGACGAACAGGGGCGGCGGGTCAGCCGCGCATACAGACCGCGCTCGACACGTGACCGAAGTCCACGTGGAGCCGCGCCACGAGCAGCAGCTCGCGCGCCTGGGTCTGTGACATGGCGGAAAGGCTAGCCCCGTCTCAGCATCCGTCCCAGACGCGTCCCACCATCCGGTCAGGAGGTCGGGGTGGCGCGGGCGACGACGGCCGCGGTGTCGAGGCCGCGGGGCAG
It includes:
- a CDS encoding nitrite/sulfite reductase → MAPPAATDSTARSTTAERKSAHKGHGQWALGHLEPLTPNERIKRDDDGLNVRARIENIYAHHGFASIDPADLRGRFRWWGLYTQRKPGIDGGKTAVLEPHELDDEFFMLRVRIDGGRLSTEQLRVVGEISRDYARDTADITDRQNVQLHWIRIEDVPAIWERLEAVGLSTTEACGDTPRVVLGSPVAGISADEILDGTSAIDEIQTRFIGSPEFSNLPRKFKTAISGSPLQDVEHEVNDISFVGVVHPEHGPGFDLWVGGGLSTNPMLAQRLGAWVPLHEVADVWAGVIGVFRDYGYRRLRTRARIKFLVSDWGVERFREVLETEYLGRRLVDGPAPAAPAGPRDHVGVHPQTDGRFYVGLAPTVGRVSGSTLVRLADVAEAHGSTRVRTTPHQKVVVLDVADEQVDGLVDAADALGLSARPSTFRRSTMACTGIEFCKLAIVETKARAAKLVDELEARLPDLDVPLTINVNGCPNSCARIQVADIGLKGQLVPGPDGRQVEGFQVHLGGGLGLDAGFGRKLRGQKVTADELPDYVERVVSRFVAERAEDERFAQWVARADERDLR